The genomic DNA CCGCCTTTGCTCTGGCTTCAATAAGCATGGAGGCAAAACGAAATTCAGGTTCAAGCCGCTCGTATTCCGCTTTGACTTCTGGATTTTGCAATGCCCTCTTTTTTAATTCATCCAAGCTGGTCATAATCTATCAACCCCATTCTTTGCTGAGCTGTTCTGATTTCTTTTTGGGGAGTCCTTTGGGCCTTTTTGATAAAAAATCGCAAAACAACCACCCGCTGCCCCTTTAGTGCTACGTATAGACCACGCCCTATCTTGTTCTTTCCTGAAATCCGAATCTCCCAAATGTCACCATGGACATGCCGGACATAAGGCATTCCGACATTAGGGAGTCCATACTGCTGGATAAGATCAGCGGTCCAAAGAAACCGGGCCTGCATCTCAGGTGGCAACTGCTCGAACTCCCGGTCAACTGTCTCGTTCAGGGTATGTACTCTCCACATGATGATTATTATAACAATGATGTTGTAAATGTCAAAGCAAAAGGCCAAGCATGTGCCTGGCCTTCTTTATATCAACCTCACGCTGGGCGTGTGGATTACTGGAGGTCGGCAAACGGGTCTTCAGGTCCCGCTGGTTCCTGCGCTTCTTCCGTCCGGCCTTCCTCCTGGGCATAGTATTCCCGCAGAAAATCCTTCATCACCCCGGCTTTCTCCTTCTCCAGCGTCTCGATCTGCTCTTCATTCTCAGTTCGGTCCAGACGTTTGTTCAGCCGGTCAATTCTGCGTTCTGCTTGCCTCAAACGTGGATATAGCCGGAGATAGCCCCGCCGGTCTTCGTCCAGCACTCCGGCCTCCTTCTCCTTGCGTATCCGCTCGACTTCTTCCGCTGCATCGTAGTAACACTACAACGTAACCTAGAGGGGTAAACAAAACTCCGGACCCAGGTTAGGATGCTCTTTTTAGGACTCAGGTGGAGGCCCTCTTCTCGCCCACGTAGCCTGCATGAGGGTGTATCCCTCACGAAACGACTTCCCTAAAAATGAGCCGGTGTGGCTCTTTATCAGGAAGCATTTCGATGGACAGATCCGGTATGCAATCTCCAACGCTCCGGCAGATACGCCGTTTGAAGAGCTCTGCAAAGCGTCCGCCATGCGTTGGCCCATCGAACAATGCTTTGAGGAAGGCAAAAGCCATCTCGGGATGGATGCCTACGAGCACCGTTCATGGCCAGCCTGGCACAGGCATATGATCTACGTGATGCTCGCACAGCAATTCCTGTTACGGTTGCGGCAACGCCTTTAAAAAAACTCCTGACTTGAGTCTCGCTGAAGCGAAATATCTTGTGGCAACAGTATTGCCCCGCCGATCACTTGATCATGCGCAGGCAATAGAGATTCTCAAGTATCGTCACAGGCGAAAGAAAGAAGCGTATCTATCGCACCGAAAAAGGCGGTTAGCTGAGGCCAAGCAATTAGGTTGCGAACTTACGTTGTAGCATTATGTAAGCATCAAAAAAATTTATAGACCTTTTTTGCCGTCTCGCTCCCCCTACCTGCCGTGCCTTGATTGTGATAAAAGAAAAGTCACGACAAAGGCCCGCGGCTTAAGCCGCGGGCCTTTGTCGTTGTTTTCATCTCCGGAACTTTGTTCTTTCAAGCCGGGCATGACCTTAGTGGACACGCCCCGGATATGGATTTGCCTCTCCCTTAGATCCAGATTTCAATCTTGAAAAATCGGAAAAAGAGGAAGAAAAGCACGATGGCCAGCATCCACTTCAACTGTTTTTCTGTGAATAGGCTCTGCATCCTGCTTCCGATAACACCACCGGCAAATCCGCCGATGATGATGGCGATGGCAATCCACAGGTCCGGCAGATAGCCGTTGGCTAAGTAGCCGATAAAGGCCCCGATACTGGAAAAGCATGTCCCGAGCAGACCGACAGGGACCGCAACATACATGGGCAGGCCCCCGAACATGGTCATGATAGGCACCAGGAGAAAGCCGCCGCCAATCCCGAAACAGCGGGCCACAATCCCGATCACCAGACCGATAACTCCGAACAGCAGAGGGTTGATCTTGAACTCCTCGCCCCAGAACTTGAACTGGTAGTTGGTCAGTCCTGATTTAACCGGTTCAATGGAGCCCATCTTGGCAGCCCGGCCCTCGGCCTTTGCCTTGGCCACCTCTTCATTGAACTTCTGGGTCATGGCCTTGATGTTCTTTCGCTTTTCCATAACCCTGGGCGTCATTTCATACACAGTGCGGATACCCATGATCACCACCAGAACAGCCAGCCATTCCTTGTAGCTGGACATGGGCAGATAGGCGGTTACATACTTGCCCAGCCAGATGGAACCGATAAGAATCCCGATGCCAAAGGAAAATCCAACCGGCCAGGCCACACGCCGTTCTTTGACTGCATAGCGGTAAAATGAGCCCAAAGGAGAAAACAGGGTCAGGGCTACGTTCGACGGCCGGAGGACGTTTGCCGCATTTATCCCCACCGGTCCCATGGTATTGACCACCATGACCTGGTAGGCGGCCATGAGCATCCCTCCGGAGGCTCCGATCAAAGAGACAAATGCCCCAATAATGATCGCCCCGATGATAATCCAAATCGGGTTCATATACCGACCGCCGAGATCGAGCCAGAATCCTTTGCCGGCTAGAGTGTATGTCCCGATTTCCTGGCCGTTGACATACACATTGAACTCTGTATCCGGAGGTGAATGGCGAAAGCTTTCAAAGGAAGCGGTGAACTTGCCGGTTTCTTTGTTCAGATCAACCTTGGTCCCTTCATCCCAGTAATTCCCGGACTTTTCATGGTCTGTGAGCACGCTGCGGGAAAAAATCGTCACCTTTCCCACCTGCGTCCGCTCTTTGGTCACTGTATTGATGCCGTATGCATTCTCGTGATTGTAGCGGAAGAAGCTCCACTTAGCCTTGTTGGTGATCGGCCCGAGGACCGATTTGGCCTCTGCGGACAAATCGCTGTAGTCTGCGAGGTTAAACATTGTCGTACTGTAGATGCCGTTGGCGAATGACGGGCCGCCGAAACGCTTTTTGGTAATGGTTCCGAATTCTTGCGGGGTATTGGTCAAAATATAGAACAAATGGGGGACCCGGGTGTTCATATCAAAGGGGTGACTCTCCACCGCGCTTCGAAACGACTTGATTTCATTGACCCCTTTTGCATCCTCAGGAGCAAACATGTTTTTCGAAGCTACAGCGATATACAGATCCTGGCCAGGCTCTATCTGCCCGGATACAGTGACTCTGTCTCCAACTTCCAGGGAGGTAGACTCCAATTGAGCCTGGACAGCAGCAGTAGCGGGTTGAACCGCACCCAAGACCAGAGCAAGGACAACAAACGCCAGAATCGAACCAGGTGCCAAATACCATCTGTTCATAACACGTCTCTCCTTAACAAACACAAGTTTACAGGTTTTTTGGCTTGCACGATGTATATAAAAAATTTTACACCAACTCGCCGAATGAAAACAAAACCGAATAGAAAAGCAAAAAATATTCCAACAAGAATCAAAATAGATATCAGTGAAATACTGATATACAAGAAAATATCGCTGTTCTTTTTTGGACAAAAGTCTATTAATTTTGTCCCAAATTGGACATATAATTGGATAGACAGAATAAAACATACCTAATAAGTATGTTTATACTATTCAATTATATGTCCATGTTATGGACACAGAGCATAATAACCGAAAGGATTTCAGAACGAGTAGGAGGATTGAGGGTGAAAAGGCGTGTATGACAAGCTCAGCCAAACAGAAAGCACTGAGTTGCGCGTGAGTGTCGGGAGGGGGCAAGGATCCCCTTTGTCGGGACTTAGAGAAAATACAGGGCCGA from Desulfovermiculus halophilus DSM 18834 includes the following:
- a CDS encoding type II toxin-antitoxin system RelE/ParE family toxin, which translates into the protein MWRVHTLNETVDREFEQLPPEMQARFLWTADLIQQYGLPNVGMPYVRHVHGDIWEIRISGKNKIGRGLYVALKGQRVVVLRFFIKKAQRTPQKEIRTAQQRMGLIDYDQLG
- a CDS encoding sulfite exporter TauE/SafE family protein; translated protein: MNRWYLAPGSILAFVVLALVLGAVQPATAAVQAQLESTSLEVGDRVTVSGQIEPGQDLYIAVASKNMFAPEDAKGVNEIKSFRSAVESHPFDMNTRVPHLFYILTNTPQEFGTITKKRFGGPSFANGIYSTTMFNLADYSDLSAEAKSVLGPITNKAKWSFFRYNHENAYGINTVTKERTQVGKVTIFSRSVLTDHEKSGNYWDEGTKVDLNKETGKFTASFESFRHSPPDTEFNVYVNGQEIGTYTLAGKGFWLDLGGRYMNPIWIIIGAIIIGAFVSLIGASGGMLMAAYQVMVVNTMGPVGINAANVLRPSNVALTLFSPLGSFYRYAVKERRVAWPVGFSFGIGILIGSIWLGKYVTAYLPMSSYKEWLAVLVVIMGIRTVYEMTPRVMEKRKNIKAMTQKFNEEVAKAKAEGRAAKMGSIEPVKSGLTNYQFKFWGEEFKINPLLFGVIGLVIGIVARCFGIGGGFLLVPIMTMFGGLPMYVAVPVGLLGTCFSSIGAFIGYLANGYLPDLWIAIAIIIGGFAGGVIGSRMQSLFTEKQLKWMLAIVLFFLFFRFFKIEIWI